The following proteins are encoded in a genomic region of Methylobacterium tardum:
- a CDS encoding DUF167 domain-containing protein: MAIRLAVRLTPRGGRDAAEGWARDEKGQPYLKARVTAPPVDGAANAALVALIAKALKVSRGSVRIVTGDQSRLKILEIDGLAQADLDRVFGQP; the protein is encoded by the coding sequence GTGGCGATCCGGCTGGCGGTGCGCCTCACGCCGCGCGGTGGCCGCGACGCCGCTGAGGGTTGGGCCCGCGACGAGAAGGGCCAACCCTATCTGAAGGCCCGGGTCACGGCCCCGCCGGTGGACGGGGCCGCGAACGCGGCGCTCGTGGCCCTGATCGCCAAGGCGCTGAAGGTCAGCCGCGGCTCGGTCCGCATCGTCACCGGCGACCAGAGCCGTCTGAAGATCCTGGAGATCGACGGCCTCGCCCAGGCGGATCTGGACCGGGTGTTCGGCCAGCCCTGA
- a CDS encoding MFS transporter, which translates to MEQDSGEDDGQPAAQVRKPISRPLDLLNFLLIDVNGAIKPYLNVYLYVHRGWDDASVGLVSTVSGIVGIVAQTPIGTAIDAVRDKRVILLGALVALSLATLLVALFPQFWPVLAASCVLAAVGGMLSPAIATLTLGLFPADRLARRFGRNAALERTGNVAIAVLIGLVGWLFPDRAVFLLVPACAIVSAAALYSIPRGAIDARRARGGGEGEGEQAPAGWRALLTCRPLMIFAACVGLFHLANAPLLTLVAQEIGQARPDWSSVIVSVCIVGAQAVMVPMGLIVGRRAEHWGRKPLLVICFAALPMRALLYLVWRDPYWLIAVQCLDGVGAGLLSAVKPLVMADITRGTGRYNAAHGLIGTVQGAGASLSFVIAGTLVQQAGFDAAYLACAAVAAVALGVLVVMLPETAPGKALELAGDVTAGGTT; encoded by the coding sequence GTGGAGCAGGACAGCGGCGAGGATGACGGGCAGCCTGCCGCCCAGGTGCGAAAGCCCATCTCCAGACCTCTCGATCTCCTGAACTTCCTGCTGATCGACGTGAACGGGGCGATCAAGCCCTACCTCAACGTCTACCTCTACGTGCATCGCGGATGGGACGACGCCTCGGTCGGACTGGTCAGCACGGTGTCAGGCATCGTCGGCATCGTGGCTCAGACACCCATCGGGACGGCCATCGACGCAGTGCGGGACAAGCGAGTCATCCTGCTCGGCGCCCTGGTCGCGCTCTCGCTGGCCACGCTCCTCGTCGCGCTCTTCCCGCAGTTCTGGCCCGTGCTCGCGGCTTCCTGCGTGTTAGCCGCCGTCGGGGGCATGCTGAGCCCGGCCATCGCAACGCTGACCCTCGGCCTTTTCCCGGCCGACAGGCTCGCCCGGCGCTTCGGCCGCAACGCCGCACTGGAGCGGACCGGGAACGTCGCCATCGCCGTGCTAATCGGGCTCGTCGGTTGGCTGTTCCCGGACCGGGCGGTCTTCCTCTTGGTCCCGGCCTGCGCCATCGTCTCGGCCGCGGCGCTCTACTCGATCCCGCGAGGTGCCATCGACGCGCGTCGAGCCCGCGGTGGCGGCGAGGGTGAAGGCGAACAAGCCCCGGCCGGATGGCGAGCCCTGCTGACCTGCCGGCCGCTCATGATCTTCGCCGCCTGCGTGGGTCTTTTCCATCTTGCTAACGCGCCGCTGCTGACCCTTGTCGCTCAGGAGATCGGGCAAGCGCGCCCTGACTGGTCGTCCGTCATCGTGTCCGTCTGCATCGTCGGCGCGCAGGCGGTTATGGTGCCGATGGGGCTCATCGTCGGCCGCCGGGCCGAACATTGGGGCCGTAAGCCTCTTCTCGTGATCTGCTTCGCCGCGCTGCCCATGCGCGCCTTGCTTTATCTCGTCTGGCGCGACCCGTATTGGCTGATCGCGGTCCAGTGCCTCGACGGCGTCGGCGCCGGCCTGCTCAGTGCGGTGAAGCCCTTGGTGATGGCCGACATCACCCGCGGGACCGGCCGCTACAACGCCGCCCACGGCCTGATCGGGACCGTTCAGGGCGCGGGCGCTTCCCTATCGTTCGTGATCGCCGGAACCTTGGTCCAGCAGGCGGGGTTCGATGCCGCCTATCTCGCGTGCGCCGCCGTCGCGGCGGTCGCGCTCGGGGTGCTCGTGGTGATGCTGCCGGAGACCGCCCCCGGGAAAGCCTTGGAGCTGGCCGGCGACGTGACTGCGGGCGGTACGACCTGA
- a CDS encoding 3-keto-5-aminohexanoate cleavage protein, translating into MASQRKVIITCAVTGAIHTPSMSPHLPVTPEEIADAAIGAAEAGAAIVHLHARNPENGQPDQTPEAFAKFLPVIKQRSSCVVNITTGGAPTMSIEERVRPAATFQPEVASLNLGSMNFGLFGMLDRFKDLKHQWERDYLGNKDIIFRNTFGQIEHILTTCGPNGTKFEFECYDTAHLYNLKYFFDRGLVQAPLFIQTVFGLQGGIGAHPDDVMHMKRTADRLFGDQYRWSVLGAGRNQMNIAAMAAAMGGNVRVGLEDSLWDGPGKLAETNAAQVRRVRSIIEGLGLAVASPDEAREILALKGGDKVAF; encoded by the coding sequence ATGGCCTCACAGCGGAAAGTCATCATTACCTGCGCGGTGACGGGCGCGATCCATACGCCCAGCATGTCGCCGCATCTCCCGGTGACGCCCGAGGAGATCGCCGACGCCGCCATCGGCGCCGCCGAGGCGGGCGCGGCCATCGTGCACCTGCACGCCCGAAACCCGGAGAACGGCCAGCCCGACCAGACGCCCGAGGCCTTCGCCAAGTTCCTGCCGGTGATCAAGCAGCGTTCCTCCTGCGTGGTGAACATCACCACCGGCGGCGCGCCGACCATGTCGATCGAGGAGCGCGTGCGCCCGGCCGCGACCTTCCAGCCGGAAGTCGCCTCGCTGAATCTCGGCTCGATGAATTTCGGCCTGTTCGGCATGCTCGACCGCTTCAAGGACCTGAAGCACCAGTGGGAGCGGGATTACCTCGGCAACAAGGACATCATCTTCCGCAACACCTTCGGCCAGATCGAGCACATCCTGACGACCTGCGGACCGAACGGCACCAAGTTCGAGTTCGAGTGCTACGACACGGCGCATCTCTACAATCTCAAATACTTCTTCGACCGCGGTCTCGTGCAGGCGCCGCTGTTCATCCAGACGGTGTTCGGCCTCCAGGGTGGCATCGGCGCACATCCGGACGACGTGATGCACATGAAGCGCACCGCAGACCGGCTCTTCGGTGACCAGTATCGGTGGTCGGTGCTAGGGGCGGGCCGCAACCAGATGAACATCGCCGCCATGGCGGCCGCGATGGGCGGCAACGTCCGGGTCGGTCTGGAGGACAGCCTCTGGGACGGGCCGGGCAAGCTCGCCGAGACCAACGCCGCGCAGGTCCGCCGCGTCCGCTCGATCATCGAGGGGCTGGGCCTTGCCGTCGCCTCGCCTGACGAGGCGCGCGAGATCCTGGCGCTGAAGGGCGGCGACAAGGTCGCGTTCTAA
- a CDS encoding FAD-linked oxidase C-terminal domain-containing protein translates to MEVECVSEEADRFLGLLEGLMGEGTILDAAVASSEEQRRGMWRIRDRVEHLNADGIERAFDVSVPLAKMDGYVREALDRLAAIPGCRAVVYGHIGDNNLHWNTTRLDAAGNAAIDAAIYEPLAALNGSVSAEHGIGLEKRAKLKLSRSPEEIAVMRLVKRALDPDNRLNPGKIF, encoded by the coding sequence ATCGAGGTCGAGTGCGTCTCCGAGGAAGCCGACCGGTTCCTCGGGCTGCTCGAAGGCCTGATGGGCGAGGGCACGATCCTCGACGCGGCGGTCGCCTCCTCGGAGGAGCAGCGCCGGGGCATGTGGCGCATCCGCGACCGCGTGGAGCACCTCAACGCCGACGGGATCGAGCGCGCCTTCGACGTCAGCGTGCCCCTGGCGAAGATGGACGGCTACGTCCGCGAGGCGCTCGACCGGCTCGCCGCGATCCCGGGCTGCCGGGCCGTCGTCTACGGGCATATCGGTGACAACAACCTGCACTGGAACACGACCCGCCTCGACGCCGCCGGCAACGCCGCCATCGACGCGGCGATCTACGAGCCCCTGGCGGCGCTGAACGGCTCCGTCTCGGCGGAGCACGGGATCGGCCTCGAGAAGCGGGCCAAGCTGAAGCTGTCGCGCTCCCCCGAGGAAATCGCCGTCATGCGGCTCGTAAAGCGGGCGCTCGACCCGGATAACCGCCTGAACCCCGGCAAGATCTTCTGA
- a CDS encoding branched-chain amino acid ABC transporter ATP-binding protein/permease: MSGTAEPLPLALPQRGLILRESRQLWAALAPLIVLPFALDAIGLTLITATDVVIFALAVLGLNILVGWTGLTSFGHGAWFGIGAYAVAILQTRLFPGDMALPLLGALAITGLAALVAGGLILRRRGVYFSLLTLAFTAMLYAIAFRWTDLTGGENGIGNLHRWAALQEPGAYYAAVSGIAFAVLVALWRFRRSPMGSVLVAIRENEQRAGFLGYATNRYKLAAFVISATITGLAGALSAYSHRFTSADPISIAFSGELLAMVVIGGMRSFLGPALGALFYILFREFLSIYTADWLLYFGLLFVAFIVFSPDGLVGIAARLLKPFRRVPTEGAAMSARRAGASGRVPARFIAEGRTDGPVLVADDIKKNFGPVAAVRGVSFAVADRTLHALIGPNGAGKTTAFNLLSGMFRPSAGSIRLDGHEIAGLEPHAITRAGLGRSFQITNLFPGLSVEENVRLAVQARHKAHFSPWRDALAIRQIADDTAELLRWTGLSGIERAEAGSLSYGGQRLLDMGLALATRPRVLLLGEPLAGLAAAERERVGDLIKALSADIPVLLVEHDIDRVFRLADRVTVMADGAVLVDGSVADARDDARVQAVYLGSGTAAIAAKPRASAAEAETLLAMEGVDTFYGKSHILNGVNLAVRRGEVVALLGRNGAGKSTLLKTLIGTAPPAAGRIVLGGTDIAGLSPDRIARLGIGYVPQGRALFAGMSVAENLGLGRLRRLTGAGIHWDEDRVLEFFPRLKERWTVDAARLSGGEQQMVAVARALSGDTRLLLLDEPFEGLSPAVTEELFEAFDRLRREIAIILVDHHLDLALALSDRTVALERGSVQWTGESRLLREDQELRRKVLWL; encoded by the coding sequence ATGTCCGGAACCGCCGAGCCGCTGCCGCTCGCCCTGCCGCAGCGCGGCCTGATCCTGCGCGAGAGCCGCCAGCTCTGGGCGGCGCTCGCCCCCCTGATCGTCCTGCCCTTCGCCCTCGACGCGATCGGCCTGACCCTGATCACCGCCACCGACGTGGTGATCTTCGCGCTCGCGGTGCTGGGCCTCAATATCCTGGTCGGCTGGACCGGGCTCACCTCCTTCGGCCATGGGGCCTGGTTCGGAATCGGCGCCTACGCGGTAGCGATCCTCCAGACGCGGCTGTTCCCCGGCGACATGGCGCTGCCGCTGCTGGGTGCGCTGGCGATCACCGGGCTGGCCGCCCTGGTGGCCGGAGGCCTGATCCTGCGGCGGCGCGGGGTGTACTTCTCGCTCCTGACGCTCGCCTTCACGGCGATGCTCTACGCCATCGCGTTCCGCTGGACGGATCTCACCGGCGGCGAGAACGGCATCGGCAACCTGCACCGCTGGGCGGCGCTGCAGGAGCCCGGAGCCTATTACGCGGCGGTGTCGGGTATCGCCTTCGCGGTGCTGGTCGCGCTCTGGCGCTTCCGCCGCTCGCCGATGGGCTCCGTCCTGGTGGCGATCCGCGAGAACGAGCAGCGCGCCGGCTTCCTCGGCTATGCCACCAACCGTTACAAGCTCGCGGCCTTCGTGATCTCGGCGACGATCACCGGCCTCGCCGGGGCGCTCTCGGCCTACAGCCACCGCTTCACCTCGGCCGACCCGATCTCCATCGCCTTCTCGGGCGAGCTGCTCGCCATGGTGGTGATCGGCGGGATGCGCTCGTTCCTCGGGCCGGCGCTCGGCGCGCTGTTCTACATCCTCTTCCGCGAGTTCCTGTCGATCTACACGGCCGACTGGCTGCTGTATTTCGGCCTGCTGTTCGTCGCCTTCATCGTGTTCTCGCCGGATGGTCTCGTCGGCATCGCGGCGCGGCTGCTGAAGCCGTTCCGGCGCGTGCCCACCGAGGGAGCGGCCATGTCGGCCCGCCGCGCCGGCGCCTCGGGCCGCGTCCCGGCAAGGTTCATCGCGGAGGGCCGCACCGACGGGCCGGTGCTGGTCGCCGACGACATCAAGAAGAACTTCGGCCCCGTCGCGGCGGTGCGCGGCGTGTCCTTTGCGGTGGCCGACCGGACGCTCCACGCCCTGATCGGCCCGAACGGGGCCGGCAAGACCACGGCCTTCAACCTGCTCTCCGGCATGTTCCGGCCGAGCGCGGGCAGCATCCGCCTCGACGGCCACGAGATCGCGGGGCTCGAGCCGCATGCGATCACCCGGGCCGGTCTCGGCCGCTCGTTCCAGATCACCAACCTGTTCCCCGGCCTGTCGGTGGAGGAGAATGTCCGCCTCGCCGTCCAGGCACGGCACAAGGCGCATTTCAGCCCCTGGCGCGACGCACTGGCGATCCGCCAGATCGCCGACGACACGGCCGAGCTGCTGCGCTGGACCGGCCTGTCCGGCATCGAGCGGGCGGAAGCCGGCAGCCTGTCCTACGGCGGTCAGCGCCTGCTCGACATGGGTCTGGCACTGGCCACGCGGCCCCGCGTCCTGCTCCTCGGCGAGCCCCTCGCGGGCCTCGCGGCCGCCGAGCGCGAGCGGGTCGGCGACCTCATCAAGGCGTTGTCGGCCGACATCCCGGTGCTGCTGGTCGAGCATGACATCGACCGCGTGTTCCGCCTTGCCGACCGCGTCACCGTCATGGCCGACGGCGCCGTGCTGGTCGACGGCTCGGTGGCGGATGCCCGCGACGACGCGCGCGTGCAGGCCGTCTATCTCGGCTCGGGCACGGCCGCGATCGCCGCGAAGCCGCGCGCCAGCGCGGCCGAGGCCGAGACGCTGCTGGCCATGGAGGGCGTCGATACCTTCTACGGCAAGTCGCACATCCTCAACGGCGTGAACCTCGCGGTGCGCCGGGGCGAGGTCGTGGCCCTGCTCGGCCGAAACGGCGCCGGCAAGTCGACGCTGCTCAAGACGCTGATCGGCACCGCGCCGCCGGCCGCCGGCCGCATCGTGCTCGGCGGCACGGACATCGCCGGCCTGTCGCCCGACCGGATCGCCCGGCTCGGCATCGGCTACGTGCCGCAGGGCCGGGCGCTGTTCGCCGGGATGAGCGTCGCGGAGAATCTCGGGCTTGGCCGGCTTCGGCGGCTCACCGGCGCCGGCATCCATTGGGACGAGGACAGGGTGCTGGAGTTCTTCCCCCGGCTGAAGGAACGCTGGACCGTGGACGCCGCGCGCCTGTCCGGGGGCGAGCAGCAGATGGTGGCGGTGGCCCGCGCGCTCTCGGGCGATACGCGGCTCCTCCTCCTCGACGAGCCCTTCGAGGGCCTGTCGCCGGCCGTGACCGAGGAGCTGTTTGAAGCCTTCGACCGCCTGCGCCGCGAGATCGCGATCATCCTGGTGGACCATCACCTCGACCTCGCCCTCGCGCTCTCCGACCGCACGGTCGCGCTGGAGCGCGGCAGCGTGCAATGGACCGGTGAATCACGCCTCCTGCGCGAGGATCAGGAGTTGCGGCGGAAAGTGCTGTGGCTGTGA
- a CDS encoding branched-chain amino acid ABC transporter permease, which translates to MQLVFILEQVLNGLLIGVQYLLIALGLSLIFSLGGIVNLAHGAFYAIGAYLTVLLTPTIGFGGALVASPLVVGVLGLLIERFLLRRFYRGDPTLGLLLTFGLAMVAEQALRMAFGAAPVPFGIPLWLRGQVFIGDLIYSRYRLSILVVALACVAGLWLLLTRTSFGRVVRAGVQNPDMVAALGISLRPYMTAVVTIAVGLAALAGTMMAPVTGVHPAMGAEILTFAFVVVVIGGLGSFWGVVLAALIVGVVRGLTAYAYPPATEAAVYGLMVLVLLLRPRGLFGEHIARFE; encoded by the coding sequence ATGCAGCTCGTCTTCATCCTGGAGCAGGTGCTCAACGGCCTGCTGATCGGCGTGCAATACCTGCTGATCGCGCTCGGCCTGTCGCTGATCTTCAGCCTCGGCGGGATCGTGAACCTCGCCCATGGCGCCTTCTACGCCATCGGCGCCTACCTGACCGTGTTGCTGACGCCGACGATCGGCTTCGGCGGCGCCCTCGTCGCCTCGCCGTTGGTCGTCGGCGTGCTCGGCCTGCTGATCGAGCGCTTCCTGCTGCGGCGCTTCTACCGCGGCGACCCGACGCTCGGCCTGCTCCTCACCTTCGGGCTCGCCATGGTGGCCGAGCAGGCCCTGCGCATGGCCTTCGGGGCGGCGCCGGTGCCGTTCGGGATCCCGCTGTGGCTGCGCGGGCAGGTCTTCATCGGCGACCTGATCTACTCGCGCTACCGGCTCTCGATCCTCGTCGTGGCGCTCGCCTGCGTCGCCGGTCTGTGGCTTCTCCTCACGCGGACCAGCTTCGGGCGCGTAGTCCGGGCGGGCGTGCAGAACCCCGACATGGTCGCGGCGCTGGGCATCTCACTCCGTCCGTACATGACCGCGGTGGTGACGATCGCGGTCGGGCTCGCGGCGCTGGCCGGGACCATGATGGCCCCGGTCACCGGCGTCCATCCAGCCATGGGCGCCGAGATCCTCACCTTCGCCTTCGTGGTGGTGGTGATCGGCGGCCTCGGGTCGTTCTGGGGGGTGGTGCTCGCCGCCCTGATCGTCGGCGTGGTCCGGGGCCTCACCGCCTACGCCTACCCGCCGGCCACCGAAGCTGCCGTCTACGGTCTCATGGTGCTGGTCCTGCTGCTGCGCCCGCGCGGCTTGTTCGGCGAGCACATCGCCCGGTTCGAGTGA
- a CDS encoding ABC transporter substrate-binding protein, with translation MRAGRAHQKSPAGGNVRERNDDGPVRDSFSRRSLLRAGGAALLAPALASPALSQGQSDVIRIGHLTPRTGFLGPLGEFAVQAAQLAVEEINAAGGIAGRKVELLSEDSVNPQTASAKAERMVQRDRVACLVGEINSASALAISQVAQREKILFINTGANSDALRGSDCKRFMFHVESQNTMMVRACGRALLDRGLIKGRKVYALTADYAFGHDLLKQAKKYFAAHDATVVGEDLIPTELTDFSPFLLKLRQAKPDLVICNLAGAQITNFLKQFSEFGLPFPVAGFGFDTALAWGAGPGNFLGTWPVIWHHQIDSPSAKKFVAAFKAKYKKPPENQGWGDYTAMKIVAQSMNELKSTESIKVVEHLESGAKFDIAKVREGYFRPWDHELMQEMFAITALPADQVKNPYDIFSSTGPLPGPGESLEVLATTRDENACTFPA, from the coding sequence GTGAGGGCCGGTAGAGCCCATCAAAAAAGCCCGGCTGGAGGAAACGTACGGGAGCGGAACGATGACGGACCGGTTCGGGATTCCTTTTCTCGCCGCAGCCTTCTCAGAGCCGGTGGCGCGGCTCTCCTCGCGCCGGCCCTGGCGAGCCCGGCGCTGTCCCAGGGCCAATCCGACGTCATCCGCATCGGTCACCTGACACCGCGCACCGGCTTCCTCGGGCCGCTCGGCGAGTTCGCCGTTCAGGCCGCCCAGCTGGCGGTCGAGGAGATCAACGCCGCGGGCGGCATCGCCGGCCGGAAGGTCGAGCTGCTCTCGGAAGACAGCGTCAATCCGCAGACCGCCTCGGCCAAGGCCGAGCGCATGGTCCAGCGTGACCGCGTGGCGTGCCTCGTCGGCGAGATCAACTCCGCCTCGGCGCTGGCGATCAGCCAGGTGGCCCAGCGCGAGAAGATCCTGTTCATCAACACCGGCGCCAACTCGGACGCGCTGCGCGGCTCCGACTGCAAGCGCTTCATGTTCCACGTCGAATCGCAGAACACCATGATGGTGCGCGCCTGCGGCCGCGCGCTCCTCGACCGGGGGCTGATCAAGGGCCGGAAGGTCTACGCGCTCACCGCCGACTACGCCTTCGGGCACGATCTGCTGAAGCAGGCCAAGAAATACTTTGCGGCCCACGACGCGACCGTCGTCGGCGAGGACCTGATCCCCACCGAGCTGACCGACTTCTCGCCCTTCCTGCTGAAGCTCCGTCAGGCCAAACCGGACCTCGTAATCTGCAACCTCGCGGGCGCGCAGATCACCAACTTCCTCAAGCAGTTCAGCGAGTTCGGCCTGCCGTTCCCGGTCGCCGGCTTCGGCTTCGACACGGCGCTTGCCTGGGGCGCCGGGCCCGGCAACTTCCTCGGCACGTGGCCGGTGATCTGGCACCACCAGATCGACTCGCCCTCGGCCAAGAAATTCGTGGCGGCCTTCAAGGCCAAATACAAGAAGCCGCCGGAGAACCAGGGCTGGGGCGACTACACGGCGATGAAGATCGTCGCCCAGTCGATGAACGAGCTGAAATCGACCGAATCAATCAAGGTCGTGGAGCACCTCGAATCGGGCGCCAAGTTCGACATCGCCAAGGTTCGCGAGGGTTATTTCCGCCCCTGGGATCACGAGCTGATGCAGGAGATGTTCGCGATCACCGCCCTGCCGGCGGATCAGGTCAAGAACCCCTACGACATCTTCTCCTCGACCGGTCCGCTGCCGGGACCGGGCGAGAGCCTGGAAGTGCTCGCCACGACCCGCGACGAGAACGCCTGCACCTTCCCGGCGTGA
- a CDS encoding phosphatase PAP2 family protein, translated as MKHRNFVRGCQRFTATLAVVLSLALPAAAAGTLRSTYIDPEAMALQRVLPPPPEAGLEAAKVDLQTVEAAVRARTPEDERRITANLPCTLDRFTGVLGPAFTAETMPVTAALIEHVFQDGELAVLAAKATIARPRPYKVKPDLATFGHRSDSTSYPSGHATFGYLAATVLSRLVPEKRQSLFAFAASYGENRMIAGTHFPSDLEAGKIAAAVIAEVLFRDPRFERDLDRAAAEIAAQGASGR; from the coding sequence GTGAAACATCGGAACTTCGTCAGGGGCTGCCAGCGATTCACTGCGACGCTGGCGGTGGTCCTGTCCCTTGCCCTGCCTGCCGCCGCCGCCGGGACGCTGCGCAGCACCTACATCGACCCGGAGGCGATGGCGCTCCAGCGCGTCCTACCGCCCCCGCCCGAGGCCGGTTTGGAAGCAGCCAAGGTGGACTTGCAGACCGTGGAAGCCGCCGTCCGTGCCCGCACGCCCGAGGACGAGCGCCGCATCACCGCGAACCTGCCGTGCACCCTCGACCGCTTCACCGGTGTGCTCGGCCCGGCCTTCACGGCGGAGACGATGCCGGTCACCGCAGCGCTGATCGAGCATGTGTTCCAAGACGGCGAACTCGCCGTGCTGGCGGCCAAGGCCACCATCGCCCGGCCGCGCCCCTATAAGGTGAAGCCGGACCTCGCCACGTTCGGCCATCGCTCCGACAGCACGTCCTATCCGAGTGGGCACGCCACGTTCGGGTATCTCGCGGCCACGGTGTTGTCGCGCCTCGTGCCCGAGAAACGCCAGTCGCTGTTCGCGTTCGCGGCCTCCTACGGGGAGAACCGCATGATTGCCGGAACCCATTTCCCGTCAGACCTCGAAGCCGGGAAGATCGCCGCGGCCGTCATCGCGGAGGTGCTGTTCCGCGATCCTCGCTTCGAACGGGATCTCGACCGGGCGGCCGCGGAGATCGCGGCCCAGGGAGCGTCAGGTCGTTGA
- a CDS encoding 3-hydroxyacyl-CoA dehydrogenase has translation MTESVAIVGAGLIGRAWAMIFARAGWDVRLFDAAASVAEAAVPLCAEGLRTLAANGLCPDPEGAARRIRAAGNLADALDGVAFVQENGPERLDVKQSLFAELDALAPPDAIIASSSSAIRCSLFTESLPGRSRCLIGHPVNPPHLIPLVEISGAPWTDARVLDRARTTYEAIGQVPITVLKEIEGFILNRLQGALLAEAFRLASEGYVTPQDLDKTVSDGLGLRWSFMGPFETIELNAPGGIADYCARYTGFYKNLAADPAPPSVYEAPATEAILANWQAPADLPARMNRRDARLAALRAHKASQKD, from the coding sequence ATGACCGAATCCGTCGCGATCGTCGGCGCCGGCCTGATCGGCCGGGCCTGGGCGATGATCTTCGCCCGCGCCGGGTGGGACGTGCGCCTGTTCGATGCCGCCGCGAGCGTCGCCGAGGCCGCGGTGCCGCTCTGCGCCGAGGGCCTGCGGACCCTGGCGGCGAACGGCCTCTGCCCCGACCCGGAAGGTGCCGCGCGCCGCATCCGCGCCGCCGGGAACCTCGCCGACGCCCTCGACGGGGTCGCGTTCGTGCAGGAGAACGGCCCGGAGCGGCTCGACGTGAAGCAGAGCCTGTTCGCCGAGCTCGACGCTCTGGCGCCACCGGACGCGATCATCGCCTCCTCGTCGTCGGCGATCCGCTGCTCGCTGTTCACCGAGAGTCTGCCCGGCCGGTCGCGCTGCCTGATCGGCCATCCGGTGAACCCGCCGCACCTGATCCCGCTGGTTGAGATTTCCGGTGCGCCGTGGACCGACGCCAGGGTGCTGGACCGGGCCCGGACCACGTACGAAGCCATCGGCCAGGTGCCGATCACCGTGTTAAAGGAGATCGAGGGCTTCATCCTCAATCGCCTCCAGGGTGCTCTCCTGGCGGAGGCGTTCCGCCTGGCCTCGGAGGGCTACGTCACCCCGCAGGATCTCGACAAGACAGTCTCGGACGGGCTGGGCCTGCGCTGGAGCTTCATGGGGCCGTTCGAGACCATCGAGCTGAACGCGCCCGGCGGCATCGCCGATTATTGCGCGCGCTACACCGGCTTCTACAAGAACCTCGCCGCCGATCCGGCACCGCCGAGTGTTTACGAGGCGCCGGCCACCGAGGCGATCCTGGCGAACTGGCAGGCGCCCGCGGATCTGCCCGCCCGCATGAACCGCCGCGATGCGCGGCTCGCGGCCCTGCGGGCCCACAAGGCTTCACAGAAGGACTGA
- a CDS encoding 2,3-bisphosphoglycerate-dependent phosphoglycerate mutase yields the protein MTRRLVLVRHGQSVANRSGLFTGLLDSPLTEQGRIEAVAAGRRLAERSWRFSDAFTSTLTRAVVSGRLILDTLGQPGLIPQRFAALDERDYGDLSGLDKTAADARWGAERIETWRRSYAEAPPNGESLRDTVARIVPCYLRSILPAVMGGDVLVVAHGNCLRALVMALDDLSPAEVEQLELATGSVRIYEFAADTTIEARWIDG from the coding sequence ATCACGCGACGTCTCGTGCTGGTCCGGCATGGCCAGAGCGTAGCCAACCGATCCGGTCTGTTCACGGGATTGCTGGACTCGCCCTTGACCGAGCAGGGTCGGATAGAAGCCGTGGCAGCCGGGCGGCGTTTGGCCGAGCGCAGCTGGCGCTTTTCCGATGCCTTCACCTCGACGCTGACGCGGGCCGTCGTGAGCGGCCGGCTTATCCTCGATACGCTCGGGCAACCCGGATTAATCCCTCAACGCTTCGCCGCGCTCGACGAGCGAGACTACGGCGACCTCAGCGGGCTCGACAAGACCGCCGCCGATGCGCGCTGGGGGGCGGAGCGGATCGAGACCTGGCGGCGCTCCTACGCCGAGGCGCCGCCGAACGGTGAGAGCCTGCGCGATACCGTCGCCCGCATCGTGCCATGCTACCTCCGATCCATCCTACCGGCGGTCATGGGCGGGGACGTGCTCGTCGTCGCCCACGGTAATTGCCTGCGGGCGCTCGTTATGGCGCTCGACGACCTCAGCCCGGCGGAGGTCGAGCAACTCGAACTCGCGACGGGCTCCGTCAGGATCTATGAGTTTGCTGCGGACACGACGATCGAGGCCCGCTGGATCGACGGTTGA